Proteins from a single region of Scatophagus argus isolate fScaArg1 chromosome 23, fScaArg1.pri, whole genome shotgun sequence:
- the LOC124054920 gene encoding butyrophilin subfamily 2 member A2-like isoform X2, whose amino-acid sequence MFLLLFLLFVLSEAASASSVETDDVLQVRPGGEVTLPCNTTEASIRAVQWTRDDLEPSEYVLLYRDGGLDAKRQHSSYQGRVELLYSQLKTGNVSLILKNVSSSDNGTYKCRVAAGGSRRKRALIDTEPIRLISLEVTGSDSQKADNMHGDQTSDSPEGIHARGHAGLAAGVLVPLAVGVVGVVMFLRTRRRHEAVTDHLYT is encoded by the exons ATGTTCCTGCTCctgttcctgctgtttgttctgtctgAAGCAGCTTCTG CCTCCAGTGTGGAGACAGATGATGTTCTTCAAGTGAGACCTGGAGGTGAAGTCACTCTTCCATGTAATACCACTGAGGCCTCCATCAGAGCTGTGCAGTGGACCAGAGATGACCTGGAGCCATCAGAGTACGTCCTCTTGTACAGAGATGGAGGCTTGGATGCAAAGCGCCAGCATTCGTCCTATCAGGGACGGGTGGAGCTGCTGTACAGTCAGCTGAAGACTGGAAATGTGTCTTTAATCCTGAAGAATGTGAGCAGCAGTGACAATGGAACATACAAGTGTCGAGTTGCAGCAGGAGGTTCAAGACGTAAGAGAGCCCTCATTGACACTGAGCCAATCAGACTCATCAGTCTGGAGGTCACAGGTTCAG ATTCCCAGAAGGCAGACAACATGCACGGAGACCAGACCAGCGACAGTCCAGAGGGAATCCACGCTCGTGGACATGCTGGACTGGCAGCAGGTGTTCTGGTGCCGCttgctgttggtgttgttggtgttgtGATGTTTCTCAGGACACGCAGAAGACATGAAGCAGTCACAGATCATCTTTACACCTGA
- the LOC124054915 gene encoding low affinity immunoglobulin gamma Fc region receptor II-like isoform X1: MDESPSLWLPVLASLLCCTTSRASLTVSPSSSQLLKGQSVSLSCEDNRSAGWTVRRNTTDDTRAECGGTWGRPAGSSCTISYMFPWDTGAYWCESRDGATSQSVNLTVTDGPVILQSPVLPVEEGDDLTLRCRTKTRPSSLTAEFYKDGSLIGAEPTGNMTIHRVSRSDEGLYRCSISSHGESPPSWISITGKPKTTSAPSTSSSPPSSTSSSPPPVVLWSVVPSLCVLVLLVLLVLLVRWCLQRKPKAAAEEDGHDDITGDITYSDIKISSHLKQPIRRGQESEAAAVYSAVRGTQDVHYGQVVIRDTRTSRTKESEAAAVYSAVRGTQDVHYGQVVIRDTRTNRTKERPAEPHVIYSSLR, from the exons ATGGACGAATCACCTTCACTGTGGCTGCCAG TTCTGGCctcactgctgtgctgcacCACAAGCCGAG cctctctgACTGTGAGTCCCAGCAGCTCTCAGCTCCTTAAAGGACAGTCCGTCTCTCTGAGCTGTGAGGACAACAGATCTGCTGGATGGACGGTGAGGAGGAACACGACTGATGACACCAGAGCTGAGTGTGGAGGAACCTGGGGAAGACCAGCTGGTTCTTCATGTACCATCAGCTACATGTTCCCATGGGACACTGGAGCTTACTGGTGTGAGTCCAGAGACGGAGCAACCAGTCAGAGCGTCAACCTCACTGTCACTG ATGGACCAGTGATCCTGCAGAGTCCTGTCCTCCCTGTGGAGGAGGGGGACGACCTGACTCTGCGCTGCAGGACAAAGACACGTCCCTCCAGCCTCACCGCTGAGTTCTATAAAGATGGCTCTCTCATCGGGGCGGAGCCTACAGGAAACATGACCATCCACCGTGTGTCCAGGTCTGATGAAGGCCTCTACAGGTGCAGCATCAGCAGTCATGGAGAGTCTCCACCCAGCTGGATCTCCATCACAG GGAAACCAAAGACGACTTCAGCTCcgtccacctcctcctctccaccatcatccacctcctcctctcctcctcctgtcgtGTTGTGGTCTGTTGTTCCATCCTTATGTGTTCTGGTTCTCCTGGTTCTCCTGGTTCTCCTGGTGCGATGGTGCCTCCAAAGGAAACCTAAAG ctgctgcagaagaAGATGGACATGATGACATCACAGGTGACATCACATACAGTGACATTAAGATATCGAGTCACCTgaaacagccaatcagacgaGGCCAAG AgagtgaagcagctgcagtttaCTCAGCAGTCAGAGGGACGCAGGACGTCCATTATGGACAGGTGGTCATCAGAGACACGAGGACAAGCAGGACCAAAG AgagtgaagcagctgcagtttaCTCAGCAGTCAGAGGGACGCAGGACGTCCATTATGGACAGGTGGTCATCAGAGACACGAGGACAAACAGGACCAAAG agcgTCCAGCAGAGCCACACGTCATCTACTCTTCACTGAGGTAG
- the LOC124054915 gene encoding low affinity immunoglobulin gamma Fc region receptor II-like isoform X2: MDESPSLWLPVLASLLCCTTSRASLTVSPSSSQLLKGQSVSLSCEDNRSAGWTVRRNTTDDTRAECGGTWGRPAGSSCTISYMFPWDTGAYWCESRDGATSQSVNLTVTDGPVILQSPVLPVEEGDDLTLRCRTKTRPSSLTAEFYKDGSLIGAEPTGNMTIHRVSRSDEGLYRCSISSHGESPPSWISITGKPKTTSAPSTSSSPPSSTSSSPPPVVLWSVVPSLCVLVLLVLLVLLVRWCLQRKPKAAAEEDGHDDITGDITYSDIKISSHLKQPIRRGQESEAAAVYSAVRGTQDVHYGQVVIRDTRTSRTKGTADLQSHASCSLCFKPQC, from the exons ATGGACGAATCACCTTCACTGTGGCTGCCAG TTCTGGCctcactgctgtgctgcacCACAAGCCGAG cctctctgACTGTGAGTCCCAGCAGCTCTCAGCTCCTTAAAGGACAGTCCGTCTCTCTGAGCTGTGAGGACAACAGATCTGCTGGATGGACGGTGAGGAGGAACACGACTGATGACACCAGAGCTGAGTGTGGAGGAACCTGGGGAAGACCAGCTGGTTCTTCATGTACCATCAGCTACATGTTCCCATGGGACACTGGAGCTTACTGGTGTGAGTCCAGAGACGGAGCAACCAGTCAGAGCGTCAACCTCACTGTCACTG ATGGACCAGTGATCCTGCAGAGTCCTGTCCTCCCTGTGGAGGAGGGGGACGACCTGACTCTGCGCTGCAGGACAAAGACACGTCCCTCCAGCCTCACCGCTGAGTTCTATAAAGATGGCTCTCTCATCGGGGCGGAGCCTACAGGAAACATGACCATCCACCGTGTGTCCAGGTCTGATGAAGGCCTCTACAGGTGCAGCATCAGCAGTCATGGAGAGTCTCCACCCAGCTGGATCTCCATCACAG GGAAACCAAAGACGACTTCAGCTCcgtccacctcctcctctccaccatcatccacctcctcctctcctcctcctgtcgtGTTGTGGTCTGTTGTTCCATCCTTATGTGTTCTGGTTCTCCTGGTTCTCCTGGTTCTCCTGGTGCGATGGTGCCTCCAAAGGAAACCTAAAG ctgctgcagaagaAGATGGACATGATGACATCACAGGTGACATCACATACAGTGACATTAAGATATCGAGTCACCTgaaacagccaatcagacgaGGCCAAG AgagtgaagcagctgcagtttaCTCAGCAGTCAGAGGGACGCAGGACGTCCATTATGGACAGGTGGTCATCAGAGACACGAGGACAAGCAGGACCAAAG GTACAGCTGATCTTCAGAGCCACGCCAGCTGCTCCCTCTGCTTCAAGCCccaatgctaa
- the LOC124054915 gene encoding low affinity immunoglobulin gamma Fc region receptor II-like isoform X3 translates to MDESPSLWLPVLASLLCCTTSRASLTVSPSSSQLLKGQSVSLSCEDNRSAGWTVRRNTTDDTRAECGGTWGRPAGSSCTISYMFPWDTGAYWCESRDGATSQSVNLTVTDGPVILQSPVLPVEEGDDLTLRCRTKTRPSSLTAEFYKDGSLIGAEPTGNMTIHRVSRSDEGLYRCSISSHGESPPSWISITGKPKTTSAPSTSSSPPSSTSSSPPPVVLWSVVPSLCVLVLLVLLVLLVRWCLQRKPKAAAEEDGHDDITGDITYSDIKISSHLKQPIRRGQESEAAAVYSAVRGTQDVHYGQVVIRDTRTSRTKERPAEPHVIYSSLR, encoded by the exons ATGGACGAATCACCTTCACTGTGGCTGCCAG TTCTGGCctcactgctgtgctgcacCACAAGCCGAG cctctctgACTGTGAGTCCCAGCAGCTCTCAGCTCCTTAAAGGACAGTCCGTCTCTCTGAGCTGTGAGGACAACAGATCTGCTGGATGGACGGTGAGGAGGAACACGACTGATGACACCAGAGCTGAGTGTGGAGGAACCTGGGGAAGACCAGCTGGTTCTTCATGTACCATCAGCTACATGTTCCCATGGGACACTGGAGCTTACTGGTGTGAGTCCAGAGACGGAGCAACCAGTCAGAGCGTCAACCTCACTGTCACTG ATGGACCAGTGATCCTGCAGAGTCCTGTCCTCCCTGTGGAGGAGGGGGACGACCTGACTCTGCGCTGCAGGACAAAGACACGTCCCTCCAGCCTCACCGCTGAGTTCTATAAAGATGGCTCTCTCATCGGGGCGGAGCCTACAGGAAACATGACCATCCACCGTGTGTCCAGGTCTGATGAAGGCCTCTACAGGTGCAGCATCAGCAGTCATGGAGAGTCTCCACCCAGCTGGATCTCCATCACAG GGAAACCAAAGACGACTTCAGCTCcgtccacctcctcctctccaccatcatccacctcctcctctcctcctcctgtcgtGTTGTGGTCTGTTGTTCCATCCTTATGTGTTCTGGTTCTCCTGGTTCTCCTGGTTCTCCTGGTGCGATGGTGCCTCCAAAGGAAACCTAAAG ctgctgcagaagaAGATGGACATGATGACATCACAGGTGACATCACATACAGTGACATTAAGATATCGAGTCACCTgaaacagccaatcagacgaGGCCAAG AgagtgaagcagctgcagtttaCTCAGCAGTCAGAGGGACGCAGGACGTCCATTATGGACAGGTGGTCATCAGAGACACGAGGACAAGCAGGACCAAAG agcgTCCAGCAGAGCCACACGTCATCTACTCTTCACTGAGGTAG
- the LOC124054916 gene encoding low affinity immunoglobulin gamma Fc region receptor III-like isoform X1 produces MEETPRLWLLSLVSLLSTTSLQASLTVSPSSSQLLKGQSVSLSCEDDRSAGWTVRRNTTKDSRAECGGTWGRPAGSSCTIGYTVPWDTGVYWCESRDGATSQSVNLTVPDGPVILQSPVLPVEEGDDLTLRCRTKTRPSSLTAEFYKDGSLIRAEPTGNMTIHRVSRSDEGLYRCSISSHGESPPSWISVTGKPKTTAPPTPTTPPTSAASTRLHLVFRLVCHLVVLCPYSISTVLMVSVYRRRPKGTDLPVSMVMAPPTQVEEGLDDSYDDVISVWTVVCLFDDAVCFVLQPAVNL; encoded by the exons ATGGAGGAAACACCTCGACTGTGGCTGCTCT CTCTGGTCTCACTGCTGAGCACAACAAGCCTACAAG CCTCTCTGACTGTGAGTCCCAGCAGCTCTCAGCTCCTTAAAGGACAGTCCGTCTCTCTGAGCTGTGAGGACGACAGATCTGCTGGATGGACGGTGAGGAGGAACACGACCAAAGACTCCAGAGCTGAGTGTGGAGGAACCTGGGGAAGACCAGCTGGTTCTTCATGTACCATCGGCTACACGGTCCCATGGGACACTGGAGTTTACTGGTGTGAGTCCAGAGACGGAGCAACCAGTCAGAGCGTCAACCTCACTGTCCCTG ATGGACCAGTGATCCTGCAGAGTCCTGTCCTCCCTGTGGAGGAGGGGGACGACCTGACTCTGCGCTGCAGGACAAAGACACGTCCCTCCAGCCTCACCGCTGAGTTCTATAAAGATGGCTCCCTCATCAGGGCGGAGCCTACAGGAAACATGACCATCCACCGTGTGTCCAGGTCTGATGAAGGCCTCTACAGGTGCAGCATCAGCAGTCATGGAGAGTCTCCACCCAGCTGGATCTCCGTCACAG GTAAACCTAAAACCACAGCCCCGCCCACACCTACAACCCCGCCCACTTCTGCTGCCTCCACCCGCCTCCACCTGGTGTTCAGACTGGTCTGCCACCTGGTGGTGTTGTGCCCATACAGCATCTCCACTGTCCTCATGGTGTCTGTATATCGACGCAGGCCCAAAG GAACTGACCTGCCTGTCTCCATGGTGATGGCCCCGCCCACGCAGGTTGAGGAGGGATTGGATGATTCctatgatgatgtcatcagtg TTTGGACTGTGGTCTGTTTGTTTGACGacgctgtgtgttttgtgctgcagcctgcagtgaATCTGTGA
- the LOC124054916 gene encoding low affinity immunoglobulin gamma Fc region receptor III-like isoform X2 produces MEETPRLWLLSLVSLLSTTSLQASLTVSPSSSQLLKGQSVSLSCEDDRSAGWTVRRNTTKDSRAECGGTWGRPAGSSCTIGYTVPWDTGVYWCESRDGATSQSVNLTVPDGPVILQSPVLPVEEGDDLTLRCRTKTRPSSLTAEFYKDGSLIRAEPTGNMTIHRVSRSDEGLYRCSISSHGESPPSWISVTGKPKTTAPPTPTTPPTSAASTRLHLVFRLVCHLVVLCPYSISTVLMVSVYRRRPKGTDLPVSMVMAPPTQVEEGLDDSYDDVISDVTTERHF; encoded by the exons ATGGAGGAAACACCTCGACTGTGGCTGCTCT CTCTGGTCTCACTGCTGAGCACAACAAGCCTACAAG CCTCTCTGACTGTGAGTCCCAGCAGCTCTCAGCTCCTTAAAGGACAGTCCGTCTCTCTGAGCTGTGAGGACGACAGATCTGCTGGATGGACGGTGAGGAGGAACACGACCAAAGACTCCAGAGCTGAGTGTGGAGGAACCTGGGGAAGACCAGCTGGTTCTTCATGTACCATCGGCTACACGGTCCCATGGGACACTGGAGTTTACTGGTGTGAGTCCAGAGACGGAGCAACCAGTCAGAGCGTCAACCTCACTGTCCCTG ATGGACCAGTGATCCTGCAGAGTCCTGTCCTCCCTGTGGAGGAGGGGGACGACCTGACTCTGCGCTGCAGGACAAAGACACGTCCCTCCAGCCTCACCGCTGAGTTCTATAAAGATGGCTCCCTCATCAGGGCGGAGCCTACAGGAAACATGACCATCCACCGTGTGTCCAGGTCTGATGAAGGCCTCTACAGGTGCAGCATCAGCAGTCATGGAGAGTCTCCACCCAGCTGGATCTCCGTCACAG GTAAACCTAAAACCACAGCCCCGCCCACACCTACAACCCCGCCCACTTCTGCTGCCTCCACCCGCCTCCACCTGGTGTTCAGACTGGTCTGCCACCTGGTGGTGTTGTGCCCATACAGCATCTCCACTGTCCTCATGGTGTCTGTATATCGACGCAGGCCCAAAG GAACTGACCTGCCTGTCTCCATGGTGATGGCCCCGCCCACGCAGGTTGAGGAGGGATTGGATGATTCctatgatgatgtcatcagtgatGTCACCACAGAGCGTCACTTCTGA